The window TTCTTCTTCGTAAAAAGAAGTTCCCAGACTAAACCCCTCGGCTATCAAAAAAGTGTTGGCCATTGCCCCACCAATAATGAGCTTATCGATACGTGGTAAGAGATTCATCAAAAGCCCTATTTTGGTGGAAACCTTAGCCCCGCCAATGACCAACGCCGCTGGTTTTTGTGGATTTTCAAGGAAGCTTGAAAGATATTTAACCTCACGGGCAAGAAGATACCCCGCCCCACAAGTTTCGACATACTCTGTAATTCCTACCACCGATGCGTGGGCCCTATGACACACGCCAAAAGCATCGTTTACGTAAACATCTGCAAGCCGTGCCAGGGCTTTGGCAAATTCCGGGTCGTTTTTGGTCTCACCCTCATGAAAACGCAAATTTTCAAGAAGCAGGATTTCCCCTGGCTTAAGAGTGGAAACAAGTTCCCCAACTTCTTCTCCCACACAATCGGGAGCAAATTTTACTTCTTGCTCAAGTAATTCGGCAAGTCTTTGGGCCACCGGAGCCAAAGAAAGCTCAGGAACCCTTTTTCCCTTTGGACGCCCAAGGTGGGAAGCAAGGATTATTTTTGCTCGCTGAGAAAGCGCATATTTGATGGTAGGAAAAGTAGCTCTTAAGCGGGAATCATCAGCAACCCTTCCTTCTTTAAGGGGTACGTTGTAATCGACCCTTAAAAAAACCCGCCTTTCCGCAACAGGAATTTCGTCGATTATTTTCATAGTCTTCCCTCCTAAAGCATTTGCTGGGCTATATGGAGGGTTAACTCTCCAAGCATATTGGTATAAGACCCAAATTCGTTATCATACCAGCCATAAATTACCGCCTGAGTCACTGGAATTTCTATTTGGGCACAGGTAAGCCCTTCAAGTTTCTGCCCATCAGGGCCACAGGCCTTGGTTAAATCTACCCGTACCAGCCCGGTCCTGGTATGGATTTCAGATCCCTCTATGATAGCTGCCGCCTTTGGATAGCCAATGATGTCAGCAGAAACATTTTGTTCTAAGGTGAATTTAAGATAAGGATGATAAGGCCCGTTTGCCGCCTCTTCATAAATATTATGAAGAACTTCCCTGGTAACGCGATTTTCAAGGCTTTCATCCTGGATATTAACCACCAGCACAATAAGGCTTCCGGTGTTGGTAGGAATGCGTACACTCTCTGCAATAAAGCCAACCTGTTTCATTTCGGGAATGACCAAGGATAAAGCCTTGGCAGCTCCGGTAGTGGTAAGAATTATGTTATTAAAGATGCTTCTAATTTTACGTAAATCCGTAGCTCCTGCTTTGGGCACTCTATCAAGCACAGCTTGGGAAGCAGTGGCGGCATGCACCGTGACCATCGAGGCGGAAAGTATGCGGTTAACCCCAAAATAATCAAGCAAAGGTTTGATCATATAGGCCAGACAGGTTGTGGTGCATGAGGCGGCACTGATAACCCGATGCTTATCAGGCAAAAAATCGCCATCATTTATGCCATAAACCACGGTTACCGCATCATCTGGCATCCCAAGCTCTTTGTCTTTTATCTTGAAAGGTGCTGATAATATGACTTTTTCTGCCCCTGAAACAAGATGCCCTCGCAGGGCACCACCTGAAGTCTCAGGAGAAGCAGTGGGATCACGAAAACGCCCGGTAGAATCCACCACCAGACGCACTCCGTATTCTTTCCAGCCAATTTCAGCAGGATTTCGCTTCTCCCTCAAAATCCGCACAGGGACCCCGTCTATGGTCATCGTACCTTCGTCTTCATTTAAATTTTCAATGACTCGCTCGGCTTTATGCCCGTAAAGATAAACGGGGAGCCATCCGTAGGTGGAATCTTTTTCGATATAATTGGCTATGTCTTGAAGAGATGTCCCTGCCTTGCGGCCCAGGTTGACCACTATTTCCTGAAAAGATTTGCGCGCCACATGATGCCAAAGGGTTAGCTTACCAATACGTCCCAAGCCATTAATACCTAACTTCATAGGTAGTGGTTCGTTAATTTCTATCCGCATCAAACCCTCCTTTCATAGCATTAAGAGTTCACTTTTTCTTAAAAAGATGTACACCTAAATTTATAATAGCAGGAAGGCCTGCTTAGCAATTAAAAAACGCTGCTCACTTCAGGGAAGCCTGCTGCTTCGCGCACCTCGTGGCGGCCGAGGTAAACGTGGCCAGTAACCCCGTCTATGCTAAGCCAATCGCCCTTTTTAACGATATGACCATCAAGCCGGGCATAGCGTTTTTCTTCGTATATGCTCATGTTTTCATACCCTACTACACAAGTCTTACCTAGTCGTGAGGCCACAATAGCAGCATGTGAAGTCTGCCCACCTCTTGCCGTCAAAAGTCCATCAGCCGCACTAATTTCTTTGATGTCATCAGGAACGGTATCAAAACGAAGTAAAACAAGAGGCGTGACAGGAGATTCTTTGCGTAATTCGTTTATGTCTTCCAAGGTAAAAACAACGCGACCGGAAAGTGCTCCCCCAGAAACCCCTATACCACGACCAATAAAAGACTTCTCCAAGGCAGGCGTCCGTACAAAGACCTTGATACGAGGACGCTCCTCCTTGGTTACCATATCACGGCTTTGGAGGATAAAAAGTTTTTCGGGCTCAGGGCCTTCAAAGGTGAATTCGATTTCTTGGTGAGACCACTTTTTGTTGTAAATGAGGTCTTGGGCAATATTGTAAAGGGACTTGTATATTTCAGGGAATTTTTCCTCTAAAGAAGGCTCATCTGCCCGGCCTTCTCTTTTCTTCTGTTCAATAGAAATGGGATAGGTGGTAACAAGCCCTGAAACGATGTCTTCTCCCTGATTTCCGGGAGTATAATCCCCCCAAAGGGCCACCCGGGAAAGTTTTCCAAAAGGCGGTGCGGTAAAAACAACCCCTGTCCCTGCTTCAAGGGAAAGGTTCCCAAAGGTCATAGCCTGGACAATTGCAGCGGTTCCCCAATAGTCAGAAATTCCCATTAGCTGGCGATAAGCTCGCGCCTTTTCTGAATTCCACGAAGAAAAAACCAAATCAATGGAAATAAGGAGCTGCTCCCAGGGGTCGTCTACCAGAGGGACCCCTTTTTCTTTAACTACTTCGCGGTACTTGAGGGCTAGCTCGCGCATCTGCTCACCGCTAAATTCTCTTTTTTTCTTGACCTTATAAATGTTTTTGTGTTCACGCATTAGCCGGTTAAAGGTTTCTCTTTCCACTCCATGTGCCATAGCCCAACTCTGCAGGAAACGACGATAAGTATCCCAAGCAAACCATAAATTACCTGTTTTGCGCGCAAGCCCTTCAATAATTTCAATATTGCTCCCCACGTTTAAAACCGTGGCCATCATGCCTGGCATAGAAATGGCAGCACCACTTCTCACTGAAATTAAAAGGGGATTTTCGGGATCACCAAATCGTTTTCCAGTTAGACTTTCTACCTGGTTAAGGGCCTGGCGTATTTGACTGAGAAAATCTTCATAAGTGGCTTGATATCTTTTTATTACGCGGTAACAGCGAAAAGCCTCTGTGGTGATTATGAACCCAGGAGGCACTTTCATACCTAAAGTTGCCAATAGGTAAAGATTATGGCCTTTGTTGCCCAAATGGATGAGGTCCTGTGTAAGGGGATTTGGTTTATAAATGGGACAAATAGCACGGCCTGGATCATAGGTCATTAAGAGATCCAAGTCTTCCTGTGAGAGCTTTTCCCTTTGTTCAAGAAGGGTGCGGTAAAGTCTTCCAACAAAATTATCAAGAGCCTGGAGCCCAAAGGCCTGTGCGATCAAATCCCTGATAAATCGCTCAGAAACCCTATGGAAAAATTCCTCATCCGAAAGATTTTCGTGCCCAGCCAGATATTTAGGCAAAAGATTTTTGCGCCCAAGCTGGCGCAAAATAATAGCCAGGTTCTCCCGGTGAGGACTAATGTAGTAAACCTTGGCTATGTCTTTTACCCCCTCAAGTAATCCGCGAAAAATGTCAAGATATTGCGTATAAGTGAAACGTCTTACCACAAGAGAAGCCTGAAGTAAGTCTAAATAGGTATTGAATTTTTTAGAGCTAATTCCTTCTATTTGAAGGGCCCTGCGAAAGTAGGTAAGAATCTTTAAAATTTTAAAAAAGGTCGAGCGCGTGATAAAAGGAATGTCAATTTCCGCCACAAGCTCTTCAAATAAAACATTGGCAAGGGCCTCGAGCCTAAAAGTAAGCCCCAGGGCGTCGAACTTCTTTTCGTGGTACCTGCCATACATGGAAGGAATATTAGCAGCAATATGTCTTTTAAAATAAATATCTTCGCGGGGATTAAACTTTTGGGGCGAAAGAATTATCCCCTGTAAGTATTCTAAATAGTCTAACAGGGCTTCGAGTTTTTCATTGCGGCTACCTTTTTCCAATGCTTCAAGAAGCTTATCTACTCCTTCAAAACCCCAGGCCTTTGATTGCTCAAGGTATGATTTAAGTTCGTACAAATCAAAGCCGTATTTTTGTACTTCAAGCTGATACATCTTTATCAAGAGAAAAACGCGCCGTTTTTCTTTCTCCGGGGCATTAATCCCGGCAAGAATCTGTTCGATTTCTTCTTCTTTTAAGGGAAGCAAATCCTGAAACTTGCTGATGTTGGCCTTTTGCCAGAACGCTACCAGAATTTCATGAACCGGATCGATATATGGTCCAGTGGTGGGCAAGCGTTCGTATAATTCAAAGGGAATAAAAGGCTTTAGCGGTTTTTTGTCTTTGGTGAGCCAGAAATTAAAAATTGCTTCGATAAAATCAATGATTAGGTTGGAACTTTCAACGTGGCTCTGCTTACGCAAAAAATGTATGAGTTCGTCTTTCCGGGAATGGATTTCGTCAAGCTCTGTGGAAACATCTCTTAAAAGACCCTCTGCCCCTATTTCGTTGTAATAAACCGGCAAAATGCGGCAAAATTGTTTAACCAAGTTATACACCGGTTCAATCTCGCTATTCAAAAGCTTTGATACGTCCTTTTGGAAAAGATCCGTATCCCGAATACAGGTCCCTGCTAGTTGCAAGTTAATAATCAGGGCCGAAAGCAGCGTGGTACACCATTTGGGATGGTGCGAAATAATATCAAGCCAGGTCCTGATATTGAGAATATGAGCTGGATTGCATATGAGATGCCATTCTTTATCAACGCCTTTTATCTCAGGAGGCTGAAAACCAAACTTGACCACTTCTTCAAGGAATAGCTCTGCTAAACGAGGATCCCCCCTGTCAAGAATTTCAAAACCCATATTGCGAATACACTGAAGCGCTGTCCACGGGTAACGCCTGATATTTTTTTTGAGAAGGGCAAAGGCCCTGATAATAAAATCATCAAGAGTCTCCGAAGGCTCACGCCTTATCATCTGAACTAGCTCACGATTTATCTGCTGCAAAGCGTCTTCATGAATTGGTTCTGTACCCGGGGTCTCTACGATTTTAAAAAGCACAAGAATCTTGATATTGTGAAAGGGGTCTTCAGTATCAGTCCCGTGGGAAAGGGCCTTGACCTTGTCTGGCAAGTCCTTGTAAAAACGCAGGATATCAAGATAATCAGGGAGTAAAAGTAATGCTTCAAGGTCTTTTTTTTCTTTTAGCTCCTCTAGCGTTTTGAGATATTTTCTTAGGCTCTCATGAGAGATTGGCTCAACCAAAACAAAATAGTCCTTACTGCGTGGCCCTAAAGCACAAAAACATTCGTCTTCTATCCACTTTGCAGGGTCTAGCTCTGAAAGCCAGTATTCATAAGTAACTTTCAGAGTGTAACTTAGGAAATCCGCCAAAAGCTCTTTCTCAGCAGGGCTAATTTCTTTGGTAAGGAGTTTTTTGGCTAGCTTTTTAAAAGAGAAATAACTCCTCAAAAAATGGAGTAATTTGTGAGAAGGAAGCCTTTTTAAACTTGAAAAGACAAGTTCAAAAACCTGCCAGAATCGAGAAATATCAGGAGAAGAAAGAGAAATTGCCATCTTGTCCAAGATGGCCAACAGAGCTTCTGCAGCTTGCTTAATTATCTCGTCAGTTTTTTCCTTTTGTATGATGTCAAGCAAAATGCTAGCTGCAACCTCTAAAGCCTGGGGGCCTTTCTCTTTTTTGGCAATCACGCGGAAATTTTTAAGAATAAATGAACGCAAATCTGCAATAACCAGGCGCAAATTACGATAGGGGTGATTAATCTCCTTGATAAGGGAAACTGCTTGGGCCTCTAAACCTTGGTATCCGCTTACCACTTCCAGAAGAACCCAATGCTCTTCGGGGATAGGAAATTCTTTAACAGCGGTTTCTTTCAGGTTAGCGATGAGGGCTTTAGAGGTAAAAGTATCTGTCTTCATGCTACCTCCGCAAGGGCCCGGGAACCCGGGCCCCCAAAAATTAAACTTTCTTGGATTCCATATAAAGGATTAAATCAAGCACCCGGTTGGCATAGCCCCATTCGTTGTCATACCAGGCCATAACTTTGACCATACGGCCTTCAATTACTCTGGTGCAAAGGCCATCTACCACGGCTGAGTGCTGATCTCCTAAAAAGTCCGTTGAAACAAGGGGCTCTTCGGTATAAGCAAGATAGCGGCTCTGGGCAGCTTTGAAGGCTTCGTTCACTTCAGTTACCGTGGTTTCACGCTCAAGCTCTGCTACCAAATCCACCAAAGAGACATCAGGAGTGGGAACCCTTACCGCCAGGCCATCAAACTTGCCCTGAAGCTCAGGAATTACCTTGCCCACAGCTGCAGCTGCGCCTGTTTTGGTGGGAATCATGTTGACTGCTGCGGCACGTGCCCTGCGCAAATCTTTATGTGGAAAATCAAGGATGCGCTGATCATTGGTATAGGCATGTACCGTGGTAACAAGCCCCCGCTTAATGCCAAAATGATCAAGCAAAACTTTGGCCACTGGAGCCAAGCAGTTAGTGGTACAGGAGGCATTTGACACTACGTGGTGATTGATAGGATCGTAATCGTCTTCGTTAACTCCAAGCACTACGGTGAAATCTTCATTTTTAGCAGGAGCCGTAATAATGACCTTTTTGGCCCCGGCTTCCCGGTGGGCCCGGGCCAAATTGGCATCAGTAAAACGGCCGGTGGATTCAATAACATACTCAGCGCCAACCTCCGCCCAAGGAATTTTCCCTGGCTCTGGCTCTGAAAAAACTCTTATCTTTTTGCCGTCAACAATAATAGAATTTTCTGTGTATTCGATTTTGTTTGGCAGGGTGCCAAAGAGTGAATCGTATTTAAGCAAATGCGCCAATGTTCTCGTGTCAGTAAGGTCATTTATGCCAACAATCTCAATATCCTTGAATTCTGGATACTTAAGATGGGCCCTGAATATACCCCTACCAATACGACCAAAACCGTTAATGCCTACTTTTACCCCCATCTTTTTCCTCCTTTTGGTGGGATTCTAAAAATATTATAAACATTTGTGCATCAAAATGGCATGTTCTTTGGTATCCTGATAGTAATTTTTCCGGATTCCATCTTTTTTAAAGCCAAACTTCTCGTAAAAGCGTTGGGCAATCTTATTTCTTTCGCGTACTTCTAAAAAAACCCTCTTTACTCCTTTTCGCCTGAGGAAGCGCAAAAAATGAATAAAAAGAAAAGAACCATAGCCTTTACCACGAAAAGACGGATGAATGGCCACGTTAGCAAGATGCGCCTCGTCCTGAATTATCCAAAAGCAAGTATACCCGATAATCTTTTCTCCCTTTAAAAGCACCCAAAAATGGGCATTCTCTTTATAAAGCTCAGCAAAAAAATGACTTGGCTGCCAGGGAGTGGGAAAAGATAGACGCTCTATAGTTAGAATTTCCTTTAGGTCTTCTTTTCGTGCAGGCCTAAGCTTAAGTTCTAAGTCTTTTTTAAAACGCAATCTTATTCCAGAATATCGGAGGCTTTGGTAATAGCCTTACGCCCGGCTTCAACCAAAATAGGTGCAAGCTCAGCCGCGGGGGAGTCTTGGTGTTGGATGGCCTTGATCACCATAGGTAAATTAACCCCTGAAACCACTTCTATCCGGCCTTTTTGTAGAAACGATAGCGCAATATTTGAAGGTGTACCCCCAAAAAGGTCTGTCAGGATAACCACCCCCTGCCCTTGATCAAGCCTTTTAATAGCTTCTGCTAAACGATTGTGGATTTCTTCAGGTGGTTCAGAGGGATCAATCGCCACACTTTCGACATTTTGTATCTTCCCCAGGATAAAAGCACAGATGGTAAGGATTTCTTCTGGTAAGCGCCCGTGGCCCGCGATGATAATACCCGTCATTTTGCGGCCTCCTTGTCAATGTCCCGGTGCGTGATAATGGTGTCCCAACCCCATTCTTTTATCATAGCACCAATCTCTTGGGCAATAACAACAGAACGATGCCTACCACCCGTACAACCTATGCCTACCACTAAATATGTTTTTCCTTCTTTTTCGTATTGAGGAAGCAGAAAACGCAAATATTGCTCTGAAAGAGCAAGAAATTGCGTGGTTTCAGGGACCCCTAAAACATATTTTCTTATTTTTTCATCAAGACCACTTAGGGGTTTGAGGGCTGGATCAAAGTAAGGATTGGCCAAAAAGCGCACGTCAAACAAAATGTGGGCCTCTGGAGGAACACCGTATTTAAAACCAAAGGACATAAGATGCACCAAAAGCGAAGTAAGATCTTTGCGGGGGCCAAAACGTTCTTTAATCTCACGACGTAGCTGATGAACGTTAAATTTCGAAGTATCAATCACCACGTCGGCAATCTCTTTTACATCTGCTAAAAGAGCTCTTTCAAGCTTTAAGGCCTCTGCCAAAGGAGAACGGGGAGCCAGGGGATGGGGCCTTCTTGTCTGGGAAAAACGTGCAATAAGGACCTCATCACTTGCTTCTAAAAAGACTATCTCAAGGTGATAGCCTTCTTTTTTTACCTGGTCAAAAATATCTTTGCAGCTTTTGACAAAAGACTCTTCGCGCACATCCATTACCAAGGCTAAACGCAAGGAATTTTTGTCAGTCAGCTGTTTGCTTTTAATATCAAGAAAAGCCGGCAGAAGTTCTACAGGGAGGTTGTCCACCCCAAAGAAGCCCAAATCTTCAAAAGCTCGCAAAACCGTACTTTTCCCTGAACCAGAAAGCCCGGTAATAATAACTGTTTGGATGTTTTTTTTAGTATCCGTAGTCAACTTCGGATAAAATCCTCTTGACTTCTTCAGGGCTTTGGGCTTTAAGGAGATTTTCTTTTATTTTTTCTTGTTTCAAAATGCGAGCAAGCTGGGCCAGGGTTTTTAGGTAAAGGTTGGATTCATTTTCAGGAGCAAGTACCACAAAAATCAGTTTAACCGGCAATTTATCAGGAGCATCAAAATTTAGACCGTCTTCTTTTATCGCCAGGGCAATGGCAATTTTTTCTAACCCCGAAACCCTACTGTGAGGGATGGCAACGCCCCCTCCTATAGCAGTGCTACCAAGTTTTTCACGCTCTTCTAAGGCCTTTTTAATAGCTTCTGGCGGGATATTGAGCTCTTTTCCAAGGCAGTTGGCAATCTTTTCAAAAAACTCCCATTTGTCTTTGGCATTAAAATCTCGCAAAAAGCAACTATCAATCAGAAGATCACTAATTCTCATAACCTCACCTATAAAAGGGGGCCAAGCCCCCTTCATTCATCATGAAAATTCAGGAAGTACCAATACGAATCGTTCTTCCCCGCGGCGATAAATCACGTTAACCGAGTTGGTATCAGGGTTATTAAAGACCAAAAACTCTCGACCAGTAGCTTTGAGTTGTTCTATTGCCTCTTCCACAGACATAGGCTTCACAAAAACGCGCTCAACCTCAATAGGTAATTCTTCTTCAAGGGGTTCAAAAGAACTTGCCAAAGGAGCTTCTACTTCCTTAGGAGCTCCTTTCTTGCGGCCCTTTCTTTTTTCGCGCAATTTTTTGATCTGAGCTTCAAGCTTGGCCACCACCAAATCAATGGCTTCATACATATCTTGAGTTTCTTCTTTGCCGTTTATATTGAATCCGTCACCGACAATCGAGACCTCTGCCTGCTGACGGAATTTTTCGGCCTTAAGGATCACGTTTGCTTCCGCAGGACCGTTAAAATATTTTTCAAGTTTGGAAAGACGTTTCTGGACGTATTCTTTAAGGCCTGGAGAAGAATCTAAATGGCGAAAGGTAACGTTAATCTGCATAAAACCTCCTTCTGTTAAAAAATATTTTCATAGCGATTTTTAATAATCATTCATCCAAGCATTAAGCATTATGACAATATTTATCTTTAAAAATACAGCCTAATCACCGATATGCCTCTTTACGATGGCGTACGTGATAAATAATCACCGTTTTTGCCTTGGTATCCACTTTGTAAATAACCCTGTAATTTCCCACCCTGATACGATAGGCTCTTTCTGACCCTCGAAGTTTCCTACACTGTACCGGAAACGGATTATAAGCAAGGGCTTCAACAGATCTAAGAATCTTGATAATTTGCTGGGGATCAATAGCCCGCAAGTCACTTTCTGCCGATCTTTTCCACTTAATCTTGTATAATTCCATTTTCTTTTAAACGCTTTTTGAGCTCATCAAAATCAATTACAGGCTCATCTCTTCTTTCGGCAATAATTGCAAGGTCGTGCAGATCTTCTAAAAGTTCCTCATATTCCTCAATTGGAAGGATTACTGCTGTTTTTTGGCCTTTCTCATCTATAATATATTGTTCATGAAATCTTTTCATGACTGTGCCCCTTGCTTTATTTATTTTTGCGCCTGCTAGCCGGTAATATCCCCATCTGATCGCGGTATTTAGCCACTGTGCGCCTGGCTATTTTTATGTTGTATTTCTCTTTTAAAAGATCGGCTATTTTTTGATCACTATAAGGCTTTTTGGGGTCCTCTGAAGCAATAATTTCCTTGATGTATTGCTTTACGCTCTCTGCAGCAATTTCATCTCCCGTGCTACTGCGATATCCCGACGAAAAGAAAAACTTTAATTCGAAAATACCGTGGGGCGTGTCGATGTATTTGCCCGTGGTAACTCTGCTGACAGTTGATTCGTGAAGCTGAACATCAAGGGCTACATCTCGGAGTACAAGTGGTTTAAGAGCAGTAATTCCCTTTTCTAAAAAGTCCCTTTGAAAACGCATAATGCTTTCGGAAACTTTTAGAAGGGTGCGGTTGCGTTGTTCAAGACTTTTTATAAACCAGGTAGCTGCTTGTAATTTTTTCTTAATGTATTGCTTAACCGAAAGGGGAGTTGATTCGTCCTGGAGGAGTTTGCGGTAATAGGGACTTATGCGCAAACGCGAGTAACCTTCATCTATTAGGCGCACCACCCACTCTCCACCTTCTTTAAACACCGTAACGTCTGGTTCAATGTACTGAGGTTCTGTA of the Thermodesulfatator atlanticus DSM 21156 genome contains:
- a CDS encoding phosphoglycerate kinase; the encoded protein is MKIIDEIPVAERRVFLRVDYNVPLKEGRVADDSRLRATFPTIKYALSQRAKIILASHLGRPKGKRVPELSLAPVAQRLAELLEQEVKFAPDCVGEEVGELVSTLKPGEILLLENLRFHEGETKNDPEFAKALARLADVYVNDAFGVCHRAHASVVGITEYVETCGAGYLLAREVKYLSSFLENPQKPAALVIGGAKVSTKIGLLMNLLPRIDKLIIGGAMANTFLIAEGFSLGTSFYEEEHLEEARKILSAAQEKGVKVYLPVDLVVANSKEAEKGENVSIFEVPENMAAFDIGKETRKLFTRALSGLGTMVWNGPLGLFENPAFAKGTIKVARKVAAENAITMAGGGDTLRALKEAGVSRAFSYLSTGGGAFLEFLEGKVLPGIAALEKK
- a CDS encoding glyceraldehyde 3-phosphate dehydrogenase NAD-binding domain-containing protein is translated as MKLGINGLGRIGKLTLWHHVARKSFQEIVVNLGRKAGTSLQDIANYIEKDSTYGWLPVYLYGHKAERVIENLNEDEGTMTIDGVPVRILREKRNPAEIGWKEYGVRLVVDSTGRFRDPTASPETSGGALRGHLVSGAEKVILSAPFKIKDKELGMPDDAVTVVYGINDGDFLPDKHRVISAASCTTTCLAYMIKPLLDYFGVNRILSASMVTVHAATASQAVLDRVPKAGATDLRKIRSIFNNIILTTTGAAKALSLVIPEMKQVGFIAESVRIPTNTGSLIVLVVNIQDESLENRVTREVLHNIYEEAANGPYHPYLKFTLEQNVSADIIGYPKAAAIIEGSEIHTRTGLVRVDLTKACGPDGQKLEGLTCAQIEIPVTQAVIYGWYDNEFGSYTNMLGELTLHIAQQML
- a CDS encoding PEP/pyruvate-binding domain-containing protein; the protein is MKTDTFTSKALIANLKETAVKEFPIPEEHWVLLEVVSGYQGLEAQAVSLIKEINHPYRNLRLVIADLRSFILKNFRVIAKKEKGPQALEVAASILLDIIQKEKTDEIIKQAAEALLAILDKMAISLSSPDISRFWQVFELVFSSLKRLPSHKLLHFLRSYFSFKKLAKKLLTKEISPAEKELLADFLSYTLKVTYEYWLSELDPAKWIEDECFCALGPRSKDYFVLVEPISHESLRKYLKTLEELKEKKDLEALLLLPDYLDILRFYKDLPDKVKALSHGTDTEDPFHNIKILVLFKIVETPGTEPIHEDALQQINRELVQMIRREPSETLDDFIIRAFALLKKNIRRYPWTALQCIRNMGFEILDRGDPRLAELFLEEVVKFGFQPPEIKGVDKEWHLICNPAHILNIRTWLDIISHHPKWCTTLLSALIINLQLAGTCIRDTDLFQKDVSKLLNSEIEPVYNLVKQFCRILPVYYNEIGAEGLLRDVSTELDEIHSRKDELIHFLRKQSHVESSNLIIDFIEAIFNFWLTKDKKPLKPFIPFELYERLPTTGPYIDPVHEILVAFWQKANISKFQDLLPLKEEEIEQILAGINAPEKEKRRVFLLIKMYQLEVQKYGFDLYELKSYLEQSKAWGFEGVDKLLEALEKGSRNEKLEALLDYLEYLQGIILSPQKFNPREDIYFKRHIAANIPSMYGRYHEKKFDALGLTFRLEALANVLFEELVAEIDIPFITRSTFFKILKILTYFRRALQIEGISSKKFNTYLDLLQASLVVRRFTYTQYLDIFRGLLEGVKDIAKVYYISPHRENLAIILRQLGRKNLLPKYLAGHENLSDEEFFHRVSERFIRDLIAQAFGLQALDNFVGRLYRTLLEQREKLSQEDLDLLMTYDPGRAICPIYKPNPLTQDLIHLGNKGHNLYLLATLGMKVPPGFIITTEAFRCYRVIKRYQATYEDFLSQIRQALNQVESLTGKRFGDPENPLLISVRSGAAISMPGMMATVLNVGSNIEIIEGLARKTGNLWFAWDTYRRFLQSWAMAHGVERETFNRLMREHKNIYKVKKKREFSGEQMRELALKYREVVKEKGVPLVDDPWEQLLISIDLVFSSWNSEKARAYRQLMGISDYWGTAAIVQAMTFGNLSLEAGTGVVFTAPPFGKLSRVALWGDYTPGNQGEDIVSGLVTTYPISIEQKKREGRADEPSLEEKFPEIYKSLYNIAQDLIYNKKWSHQEIEFTFEGPEPEKLFILQSRDMVTKEERPRIKVFVRTPALEKSFIGRGIGVSGGALSGRVVFTLEDINELRKESPVTPLVLLRFDTVPDDIKEISAADGLLTARGGQTSHAAIVASRLGKTCVVGYENMSIYEEKRYARLDGHIVKKGDWLSIDGVTGHVYLGRHEVREAAGFPEVSSVF
- the gap gene encoding type I glyceraldehyde-3-phosphate dehydrogenase, whose product is MGVKVGINGFGRIGRGIFRAHLKYPEFKDIEIVGINDLTDTRTLAHLLKYDSLFGTLPNKIEYTENSIIVDGKKIRVFSEPEPGKIPWAEVGAEYVIESTGRFTDANLARAHREAGAKKVIITAPAKNEDFTVVLGVNEDDYDPINHHVVSNASCTTNCLAPVAKVLLDHFGIKRGLVTTVHAYTNDQRILDFPHKDLRRARAAAVNMIPTKTGAAAAVGKVIPELQGKFDGLAVRVPTPDVSLVDLVAELERETTVTEVNEAFKAAQSRYLAYTEEPLVSTDFLGDQHSAVVDGLCTRVIEGRMVKVMAWYDNEWGYANRVLDLILYMESKKV
- the rimI gene encoding ribosomal protein S18-alanine N-acetyltransferase: MRFKKDLELKLRPARKEDLKEILTIERLSFPTPWQPSHFFAELYKENAHFWVLLKGEKIIGYTCFWIIQDEAHLANVAIHPSFRGKGYGSFLFIHFLRFLRRKGVKRVFLEVRERNKIAQRFYEKFGFKKDGIRKNYYQDTKEHAILMHKCL
- a CDS encoding PTS sugar transporter subunit IIA, yielding MTGIIIAGHGRLPEEILTICAFILGKIQNVESVAIDPSEPPEEIHNRLAEAIKRLDQGQGVVILTDLFGGTPSNIALSFLQKGRIEVVSGVNLPMVIKAIQHQDSPAAELAPILVEAGRKAITKASDILE
- the rapZ gene encoding RNase adapter RapZ — translated: MTTDTKKNIQTVIITGLSGSGKSTVLRAFEDLGFFGVDNLPVELLPAFLDIKSKQLTDKNSLRLALVMDVREESFVKSCKDIFDQVKKEGYHLEIVFLEASDEVLIARFSQTRRPHPLAPRSPLAEALKLERALLADVKEIADVVIDTSKFNVHQLRREIKERFGPRKDLTSLLVHLMSFGFKYGVPPEAHILFDVRFLANPYFDPALKPLSGLDEKIRKYVLGVPETTQFLALSEQYLRFLLPQYEKEGKTYLVVGIGCTGGRHRSVVIAQEIGAMIKEWGWDTIITHRDIDKEAAK
- a CDS encoding PTS sugar transporter subunit IIA; this encodes MRISDLLIDSCFLRDFNAKDKWEFFEKIANCLGKELNIPPEAIKKALEEREKLGSTAIGGGVAIPHSRVSGLEKIAIALAIKEDGLNFDAPDKLPVKLIFVVLAPENESNLYLKTLAQLARILKQEKIKENLLKAQSPEEVKRILSEVDYGY
- the hpf gene encoding ribosome hibernation-promoting factor, HPF/YfiA family yields the protein MQINVTFRHLDSSPGLKEYVQKRLSKLEKYFNGPAEANVILKAEKFRQQAEVSIVGDGFNINGKEETQDMYEAIDLVVAKLEAQIKKLREKRKGRKKGAPKEVEAPLASSFEPLEEELPIEVERVFVKPMSVEEAIEQLKATGREFLVFNNPDTNSVNVIYRRGEERFVLVLPEFS
- a CDS encoding type II toxin-antitoxin system RelE family toxin, encoding MELYKIKWKRSAESDLRAIDPQQIIKILRSVEALAYNPFPVQCRKLRGSERAYRIRVGNYRVIYKVDTKAKTVIIYHVRHRKEAYR